The DNA window CCCCCCACCCACGTGCTAACGAAGGTTTGGCATAATGAGGGGCAATAGGAATTTTGCCCATGGGATGGTGACATCTCTGGGTGACGCTTGGACATCTGGGATGGGAGGCATATGAGggcaggaggatgaggatggggatggaggtgggaatggggatgaggatggggataGGTagaggggatggggagggggctgaagatgaggatgagatgggatggggaggggtATGGGGATAGAGAGGGGGCTGGGGATAagaatggggatggggacagagatgggatgggatgggatgggatgggacggAGAAGGGTCCCCGCCAcccaccccagggaccccccaccccactgGCACCCCGGGGACCGCCTCACCGCCCCGCGCAGGACGAGGGTCTCATCCAGCTTGAAGGCGGCACCGATCCTGCGCCGGACCTTGGGGGGCTTCTCACCCGCTTTCAGGGGGTACTCGCGGGGCAGCGTCCCCGTCAGCTCCTGTGGACGGCACAGGGGACACTGAGCCGCTGCCagggcggggtggggggtcGGGTGGGGGGTCGGGCAGGGTGTCCCCCCGTCCCACTCACCGCCTCGCGCAGGCAGAGCCGCCGCAGCTCCTGCACGCAGCCCTCCAGCCGCATCTCCAgcgcctgctgctgcctgcgccctgcctgcgcccGCTCCTTCAGCGGGGACACCGGGCTGTCGGGGCCTGGGGACACAgatggacggacagacagaGGGACACCTGTTGAATGCACCCACacctccccaccacccccccagCCTCCCTGCCTTGGTTTCCCAAAAACCgcagggcaaggaaaggcagcCATGAGCCCCGCCTGCActccccccccagcagcacccacgggtgcttGGGCTCCCCCGGGGCAGCCGTGATTTCCCAGcacggggggggacacagggaaaGTTTCGCCCTGACTCAGCCACCCCCGAGCGAAACACGGCTGAGTCAAAGCCCGTCTGGGCCCCCCGCCACGCTTGGGTGCCCCCCCCGAAACTGGGGAAACCCCCATTTCCCTTTTCCCACTCGCCCCCAGGAGCTTTTGTGTGTCCCCATGCACCGAAGTGCCCAGTTCTCAGCTGGGGGGGGCACGTCTATAAGGGGACGTGGGGGACGGGGGCACCCCAAGaccttcccccccaaaaaacaccccaccagCGCTCACCCGAATGCAGCATGATCCCGCTGTCCGTGTCACTCGCCTCCCCCATGCCGGGCCGGGACCCTACGGGTGACAGTGGGGAGACATCATGTTCCCACGCCACCCCCCAcggagcacccatgggtgcacccccccccgcgccccccccggccctcAGCATTGCCCCGGCCCTCCCGGCCGCCAGCTCCGGTGATGGCggagagggggaggaaggcGAGGCCGTGTTTGCTTTGCCTGCCTTCTTGTAGGTCCTACGATAAACAAAGGTGTGCAAACACGTGCTTGGCGGCTGGGGTTGCCAGGACGAGACCCATCCCGGGGGCAAAGGTGGTCGGGGtgcggcgggggggcgggggggcctcGCTCCTGCCCTGGCCAGTTTCGCTGGGAGCCTCTCCCAGTTTTGATTTCCTTTCCACCTGGGCTGGAGGCGGCTCCTGCGGTGCGGGGGGGTTGCTGGCCCTGGGAAAGTGGCTCCCCCGGTACCCCAACACCCCCCTGCTCTTGGTGGGGGAGCAGCGAATGGGTGGGAGCAGCGCAGAGGGGGATCTCACCCCCGGGTTTGCATCGTTTTCCCCCGcgccgtgcctcagtttccccggGGGGAGGTGGAGCGgtttggggaaactgaggcaggggagggagggTTGGGgtccgcggcggggcgggggggcgatGCCTTACCTGGGCGCTTGCCGCCGCTGCCGGCTCTGCTGCGCCGGGACACGGGGACGAGTTCTGACTTGAGGCGGAGGGAGGAGCGGGTGAGCAACACCTTCCCCaccgcggcccccgcccgccgcggccaTGGCGGCACAGACGGCCTGGGGGCTCCGCACAGCACGGGGGGACGGGTGGGGTGCGGAGGGTGGAAAAGTGTGGCAGAATATGGCACAGTATGGTATGGCGTGGTATGGGACAGTATGGTACAGGACGGCATGGCACGGCACAGCATGGCATGATATGACATGGAACAATATGACATGGTATGGCACTGTGTGGCATGGTATGGTACAGTATGGTATGGCATGATATGGCATGGTAGTATGGCGTGGCATGGCACGTCTCAGTATGGCACAACATGGTACAACTTCACACTGTATGGCACCCTGCGGTACGGCATGGCGTGGCATGGTAGAGCACagtgcagcacagcctggcacagcctggcacagcctggcacACCATGGCACAGTGCCGGTGCAGGCTCCAtccccagagctgtgctgaTCCAGGCCAGGTGCAGGGACAATGTCTCTGTCCCCGCCATGCCTCAGGGGTCTCCCAGGGGTTGACATCCCCAAAATGCCGACAGCAGGCGGGGACCTGAGTCCGGCAccgcgggcagggcaggggctggcagtgctgcccTGGCGCTGCCGCTACCGGCCCTTCCCTGGAGCGGGGACCCACCGGGAGCTGAGCAGTGCCGGGGCAGTGCCAGAGCCGAGCAGTGCTGGGCAATGCCAGAGCTGTGCCGGGGCAGTGCCACGGCAGTGCCAGGCCGTGGGAACGGCACTGCCGTGGCCGCCGCTGAGGTGTGAGATGAATCAGAGCGGCTGGCGCGGGCGAGTTGGCCACATCCTGCGCTGCCAGCGCGGGGCACGTGGTGGAAAGTGCGGCTCAGCGCCACGGGACGGTCCCATGGCCACGGGGACGGGagggcaggctgcaggcaggctgcaggcaggagagctgcaggaagaggctgcaggcaggagaagagcagcaagCGGTGCAGGTGGGGAGAtgcgggcaggggtgcaggcaggaagAGCTGCAAGCAGGGCAGGTGCAGGCCAGGAGTGCAGGCAGGTGCAGGCAGcgtgcaggcaggagaggcgcAGAAAGTgtgcaggcagcaaagccaaCCCCAGGCAGACGCAGGCAGCAGCGCCGGCAGCAGCACTGCCCGGCACCTCCACAAACTTCCCAACACCGTCCCCTCCACCCGCGTCTTCCCAATGTCCCCAGGTCCCACCAGGATTTGGGTGGTAAAAACAGCTCAAAGACTAAAAGATATCATTAGCGGTAAGGCTAAATTTGTATTAATTTGGATTTAAACCAGGTTCCTGTTACCAAAGCTACCCCGCGcacagagcatccctggggggCAGATCCCTGGGTAATCGCACCGGGGTCACAGCTGGGGACCAGGAGGGACAGCGGTGGCACCTGGGGAcgctggggaggagggggggggaCTCAGTGGGGAGCCCCCCGGCGCCGGCTGGTGCCGGGTCCTGTGCCGGGAGCGGGTCCGGACGCCGAAGAGGAGGCTGGAGTCGCTGGCGGACGAGGGGGTGGCTGCTCTGGGACCTGTCCCCGGCACACGGGGACCGAGGGGACATCGGGGACGGCAGCGTCCATCCATCAGGGCATAGACGAGGGGGTTGACGCAGCTGTTGACGAACGCCAGGCAGGTGCTGGTGGCCACCAGCCACCTCAGGGCCACCTCCTGGCCCTGGGACAGGACCAGTGTCCCCTTGGCGAGGAAGAACAGCAGCACCTTGCAGGCGTTGAGgggcagccaggagcagaggaaggcGGTGACGATGGTGACGATGGCACGGTGGGAGCGCCGGACACCCCTGCCCAGGCGGACGTGGCGCTGGAGCCGGCAGTAGATGGAGCAGTAGCAGAAGGAGATGACCCccaagggcaggaggaaggtgaggaagaCCATGGCCAGGCTGAAGTCCTCTCCATCTTCATCCCAGCAGTCGTCCCCGTCCAGTCGCCGGTACACCAGGGTAGGGGCACCCAGGAGGAGGGACACTGCCCAGATGACGCCGCAGGTGACGCGCACATGTCTCTGGGAACCCATCACCTTGGTGTCCAGCACCTTCCTGATGACCAGGTAGCGCTCCACGCTGAGGGCGGTGAGGAAGAGGACGCTGGAGCAGCGGTTGACGGCGATGACGTAGCTGCTGAGCTTGCAGAGCCCTTCGCCGAGCAGCCAGCGGTTCCCCCGCAcccctgctgccacccagaAGGGCAACGTGCAGACGAACACGACATCAGCCACCGCCAGGTTCAGCACGAACGTGTCCACCATCCTCTTGCCCCCGCTCTTCTTGGCCATCAGCACGATGACGAAGAGGTTCCCCACCAGGCCGAGGAGGAAGATGATAGAGTAGAGGATGGGGATGAAGATGGTGGTGAAGAAGAGCTCCCACCTGGAGGACACCTCCTGGTTCTCCGTCACGCTGGTCACCGGTGGGTACTCGTAGTCGGCCGAGGCGACGAGCTCCTCGGGAGCCATGGGGGTGGCCAGGTGCCCCCCCGGTGCCCGGGGCGGTGCTCAGCGCCCAGCCCGGCGGTTGGGTTGTTGATCTGAAATCTGCTCAAAAACATCGTCTCGCACTTCCTTCCCaacggggcaggggctgcggggtggaaggggcaggaggggaagcgCGTTTaattttggaaacagaaaaacaacaaaaaaacacaatgagaaggaagaaccccccaaaaaaggagggggaaaggaaGATCAAGGGGTGGAGGAAGGCTCCACGCCAGCAGGTGATGGCTGAAGGCCTTGGGTGACACCAACCTGCTGGTGGGACCATCACCGAACCAAGCTACCGGCCACCAgccctccctgcagcctctgtccCCACCGCGCAGCGTCCACCCACGCCAATGCCACCCAACcgccctccccatccctgtccccatcacaTTCGCAttgagaaaaacagattaaaacctttattttatcatttttttttgtttccagagtGAGCCAGAGCAGGTGCAGGTCAGGCGCAACCGTTGCCCGTGTGTCCCCGTacgtccccacgtgtccccacgCCGCCCCGGTGCTGCCACCTCATTCCAGCCCCTGGCACGTTGGTTCTCACCGCtctggggacactgaggcagCAGCACCCACGGCCACCCCCAACCACAAGCTCTCCCAGAATGACGGTGCCGGGTGCTGGTACCAGCGCCAGGACGTGCTGCGGGTGGGGGACCCCGGTGTGGCACCGCGGGGGGGCCTGGGGAGTGACCCTGTTCTGCCGCGCCGGGTCCTGCTCACATCTGCCAGGCGGCCACCTCCGCCACCTTCATCTTCCTCAGGCCATCCCGCACCAGCAGGAACTCGGGGCGAGGgtccggccccgccgctgccccccgctcctgctgccagggGTGACCGAGGGGCGGCCATAAGTCCCTGTCGGGGTCCCCTTGGCTGTCCCCATGACCCAGCACCTCCTGACCTGGGTGTCCCACCAACTCCAGCCCCGTGACCTGGCCGCCCTTGACCATCCCTTGACCCATCCCTCCAACACAGTCTCCCTCGGCCACCCCCCAGATGGATGaacagatggatggatggatgtacggacagatggatggatggaaggatggatggacggacggatggatggatggatcataggatggatggatgaacagatggatggatggatggatagacggatggatggatggatggatggatggatggatggagaaagGTGAGGTGAAGGCAGGAGGGCTGGATgcagggctggagggctgggacAGATGGACACGGGACAGAGGGACATCACAAACCTCCTCCAGCCTCTGGTGGcgtttcctcagctgctgctccaggtcGGAGGGGGGTCCCCGCAGCTCCTCCCCCAGCTGCCGCAGCCGCCGGTTCTCCAGCACCCGTGGGAGCTCAGCCCGGTGCCGCGGCAGGAGCCCCCTGCgtggacggacagacagacgtTGACAAGGCCACCCCCACCTGGCCACCCGGCTGGGGACCGTCCTGTCCCCCCCTGGCTCCCGTCCCCGCACACCTGCTGTGGCTGAAGAGCAGCTCCCGGTGCAGCTCCCGGTGGCTCCGGGACTCCCGCACCGGGTTTGGCAACTTCCTGGGCTGGATGAGGCCCCCGTGGCCATCCGTGGCCATGGTCGGGGAGGGGACGTCACCCCCGTCACCCTCTGCAGGGGTGGCAGGGGTCAGCGGGGGACGGGGTCACCAGGGGCATAGTGTCACCACGATCAGGGGTCACCAGGACATGGGGTCACCATGGGGTGGGGTCCCCGTCACCCCTAGGATCCCCgtcaccccagcacccacccggCACCGCGCTGCTCCTCGGGGCGTTGCTGTCACCCTGGCAAAGGCAAAGAGCGGGGTCACACAGGGACACTCAGCAGGTCCCTGGCTCCGTgtgctgcctgggctggggacactgcaggGGACACCTCCAGGAGGGGGCACAGCCGGGGGTGTGGGGGTGGACCTCTGTCCCCCCATGGCTGTCACCCACAGGGACGCCCTGTGTCCCTCCCCCTGGCTGTGGCGGGTGGGTGCGAGGGAGGGAGAGCAGAATGGATGTTCTCCATGTTAACTCTGGAACCTAAGGATGGCGAGGGGTCCCCAGGCTAACGCTGGGGGCAGcatggggacagccctggggacgTGTCTcagggcagcccctgctgtgcCCCCGACTCCCCCAGCACAGGAGATGGAGGACCCAGCCCAGGGCttgggggtgtccctgtcccccggcCATGCCCACCAGCTGCCACCACTCACCCTCCTGCTCTGCGACAGCCCCATGTCCCCGATGCTGgtggtccctgtccccacgccTGGGGGGACGCAGGGACATGGGCCGGGTTGTGGCTCCACCGAGCCCGTCTGATCACCCGTGTGCTCCACCAGTGACGGTGACAGTGACGGTGGCCCCGCTCTGATCAGCAAAAGCCATTAAGCCCCGGGATTAGCCCTGATGGGGCCAAGGGGACGGTGACACGTGTCCtggcagggctggtggcaccgtgaccacagctgctgctggggggactGGTCCcactggggacaccgggacccACTGGGTCgtgggggatactgggggggctgggggttaCTAGAGGGACTAGGATACTAGGGGCACTGGGGGCTATTGGGAGACCCAGGAACTGGGATGGGGACTGGATGCTCTGGGAGAatggggggctatggggagactgggagttactggggaACCTGGCGGTTGCTGGGGAACCGGGATGGGGACTGGGTGCACTGGAGTGTtactgggaggactgggggttactgggggactgggatggggactGGGCGCACAGGAGTGAGCGCACTGGGCACGCTGGGAGCTCCTAGTGCCCGGCTGCACTGGTGATACTGGGCGGTACTGGTGCTGCCCCCTACATAGGCGCTCgattgctgctgcctgctcccgCAGGCCGGCTCGCCCTCCCCGCCTACGCGGTTCGGCACGCGACTGCCTGCGCCTGCGGCTTCCGGTGTCGCGTTggccgcggcggggggggggggcggccccgcgcatgcgcagagcggccgggccgggagcgCCGGGGGGCGCCGCCGCTGCCATGACCAACGGTGAGCGGAGAACCGGGGCCGGCACGGGCCGGCGGGGGCACCGGCACTCAGCGACGGGGCCCTGGGACGAGGGGAGCCGGGTGGTctgggcggcggcggcggcgactGGGGGGTCTGGGTCCCCTTAGGGGGGAAACTGAAAGGTTTGGGCCCTTAGGGGGGAAACTGGGAGGTTTGGGTCCGTTTGGGGGGAAACTGGGAGTTTTGGGTCCTTTATTGCGGGGAACTGGGAGTTTTGGGTCCTTTATTGCGGGGAACTGGGAGTTTTGGGTCCTTTATTGCGGGGAACTGGGAGGTTTGGGTCCCTTTGGGGGGAAACTGGGAGTTTTGGGTCCCTTGCGGGGAAACTGGGAGGTTTGGGTCCTTTATTGCGGGGAACTGGGAGGTTTGGGTCCCTTTGGGGGAAAACTGGGAGGTTTGGGTCCCTTTGCATGGCAAACTTGGGGATCTGGGTCCCTTTTTGAGGGGGGAAACGGAGTTCTGGGTCTCTTGGTGGGGAACCGGGGGTCTGTgtccctgggggtgctgggctgcccctgccccccagctgaGGCTCCCCCCAGTTTACTCGCTGGACGGGCTGCTGGTGTTCGGGCTGCTGCTGGTCTGCACCTGCGCATACCTGCGCAAGGTGCCGCGGCTCAAGGCCTGGCTGCTCTCCGAGAAACGCGGCGTCTGGGGTGTCTTCTA is part of the Caloenas nicobarica isolate bCalNic1 chromosome 21, bCalNic1.hap1, whole genome shotgun sequence genome and encodes:
- the LOC135997245 gene encoding protein FAM107B-like — translated: MGLSQSRRGDSNAPRSSAVPEGDGGDVPSPTMATDGHGGLIQPRKLPNPVRESRSHRELHRELLFSHSRGLLPRHRAELPRVLENRRLRQLGEELRGPPSDLEQQLRKRHQRLEEQERGAAAGPDPRPEFLLVRDGLRKMKVAEVAAWQM
- the TMEM167B gene encoding protein kish-B: MRRAAGPGAPGGAAAAMTNVYSLDGLLVFGLLLVCTCAYLRKVPRLKAWLLSEKRGVWGVFYKAAVIGTRLHVAVAVSCVLMAFYVLVVK
- the GPR25 gene encoding probable G-protein coupled receptor 25 — translated: MAPEELVASADYEYPPVTSVTENQEVSSRWELFFTTIFIPILYSIIFLLGLVGNLFVIVLMAKKSGGKRMVDTFVLNLAVADVVFVCTLPFWVAAGVRGNRWLLGEGLCKLSSYVIAVNRCSSVLFLTALSVERYLVIRKVLDTKVMGSQRHVRVTCGVIWAVSLLLGAPTLVYRRLDGDDCWDEDGEDFSLAMVFLTFLLPLGVISFCYCSIYCRLQRHVRLGRGVRRSHRAIVTIVTAFLCSWLPLNACKVLLFFLAKGTLVLSQGQEVALRWLVATSTCLAFVNSCVNPLVYALMDGRCRPRCPLGPRVPGTGPRAATPSSASDSSLLFGVRTRSRHRTRHQPAPGGSPLSPPPSSPASPGATAVPPGPQL